A window of the Fibrobacter sp. UWB2 genome harbors these coding sequences:
- a CDS encoding M6 family metalloprotease domain-containing protein, with the protein MIGSLMGSASAWAINAAPFLINSTQPDGSVVQIRKVGNEHFNYTLTGEDSVLVVRDSLGYWNYADEHGKKTGMRVHAKSKRGTKEKNFLKKRNSRQILEKFREKRLKQLREQQADTSLSPMMLQSSSTSPQMANEWGGWGWGGWTQPEDPVQNTNWPKQPTLNTVQKEGDVRGLVVLVQFSDIKFKRDNAQEEYLNYLNQEGYSNYGMVGSARDFFIKNSSGKYRPTFDVAGPITLKGTRDSYGSLVDSRNIAAGAVKAVKEAMDSLVAQNVDFSPYDSDGDHVVDFVYMIYAGVGSADTDVQSAIWPHSYNAPKRLTRNYSMDRYACSSEIDGQAYMRRKSTDALSGIGTFCHEFSHVLGLMDHYDVTYSGTGTKPFYTPGRWDLMDAGSYDCPTNKYNTTSCSPANMSAFERYSLGWLEPRRLEISDTTFVLKSILENDGLVLTSDNDNEYYFVDFRLQENFDKGLPNQGLLIWHINYNRYNWMANEVNSHDPMGVDLVEADGRADSYTVSSDAFPTNRVNSFNGFVKSNGDSLGLEIYDIQIVDDHVEFKTRGKRVSPVPESSSSSAKVSSSSKAESSSSVKDTLSVQNVSSSSQVSSVLGSSSSAYHSKNSAESSSSEEPMILSKQPVSAAAHLSVVNGSLMVNTKIAGRKTVNLFDMNGTLLMTKSFSEESCEIRMGSTRGKAVAIVTLEHDGRVIKSYKVRMN; encoded by the coding sequence TTGATTGGGTCTTTAATGGGTTCCGCGTCTGCGTGGGCCATTAATGCTGCACCCTTTTTAATCAATTCTACACAACCAGATGGTTCCGTGGTGCAAATCCGGAAAGTCGGAAACGAACATTTTAACTATACGCTTACAGGCGAAGATAGCGTGCTCGTTGTTCGCGATTCTCTCGGTTATTGGAACTATGCCGATGAACACGGAAAAAAGACGGGAATGAGGGTCCATGCCAAGTCTAAGCGCGGCACGAAAGAGAAAAACTTCCTCAAAAAACGCAATTCCCGCCAAATTCTTGAAAAATTCCGCGAAAAGCGCTTGAAACAGCTCCGTGAACAGCAGGCTGATACTTCTTTATCGCCAATGATGCTCCAGTCTTCTAGTACGTCACCCCAAATGGCTAATGAATGGGGCGGCTGGGGTTGGGGTGGTTGGACTCAGCCCGAAGACCCTGTGCAAAATACCAACTGGCCAAAGCAGCCTACTTTGAATACCGTTCAAAAGGAAGGTGATGTTCGCGGGCTCGTTGTACTTGTCCAGTTTAGCGATATTAAGTTCAAACGCGATAACGCCCAGGAAGAGTATTTGAATTACCTCAATCAGGAAGGGTATTCAAATTACGGCATGGTCGGTAGCGCTCGAGACTTTTTTATAAAGAACTCGAGTGGCAAGTATCGTCCGACTTTTGATGTCGCAGGCCCGATTACGCTTAAGGGGACTCGTGATTCGTACGGTTCTCTAGTTGATTCGAGAAATATAGCCGCAGGTGCGGTCAAGGCTGTTAAAGAGGCCATGGATTCTCTCGTCGCCCAAAACGTAGATTTTTCGCCGTACGATAGCGATGGGGACCATGTTGTCGATTTTGTCTACATGATTTATGCCGGAGTCGGCTCTGCCGATACGGATGTTCAGTCCGCTATTTGGCCGCATTCCTATAATGCGCCCAAGCGCCTTACCCGTAACTATTCCATGGACCGCTATGCCTGTTCTTCAGAAATTGACGGTCAGGCGTATATGCGTCGTAAATCCACGGATGCCCTGAGTGGTATTGGTACGTTCTGCCATGAATTCAGCCATGTGCTTGGGCTTATGGACCATTACGATGTTACCTATAGTGGTACGGGAACAAAGCCTTTCTATACGCCGGGACGATGGGACTTGATGGATGCAGGGTCTTATGACTGTCCGACAAATAAATACAATACAACCTCTTGCTCTCCTGCGAATATGTCGGCGTTTGAAAGGTATAGCCTTGGTTGGCTAGAACCGCGTCGCTTGGAAATTTCGGATACGACATTTGTATTAAAGTCCATTTTGGAAAATGATGGTCTTGTTCTGACATCCGATAACGATAATGAATATTATTTTGTCGATTTCCGTTTGCAAGAGAATTTTGATAAGGGTCTCCCGAATCAAGGCTTGCTTATTTGGCATATAAACTATAATCGGTATAACTGGATGGCGAATGAGGTGAATTCGCATGATCCAATGGGTGTTGATTTGGTCGAGGCTGATGGTAGGGCTGACTCTTATACGGTGTCGTCGGATGCATTCCCGACAAACCGAGTCAATAGCTTTAACGGCTTTGTGAAATCGAATGGCGATAGCCTGGGCCTTGAAATTTACGATATCCAGATTGTGGATGACCATGTGGAATTCAAGACTCGTGGAAAGCGTGTTTCTCCAGTGCCAGAAAGTTCGTCTAGCTCCGCTAAAGTCTCGTCGTCAAGCAAGGCGGAATCCTCTTCGAGCGTGAAGGATACTTTGTCTGTGCAGAATGTTTCGTCTTCGAGCCAGGTTTCCTCTGTGTTGGGCTCGAGCAGTTCTGCATATCATTCAAAGAATTCCGCCGAAAGCTCGTCTTCGGAAGAACCTATGATTCTGTCAAAACAGCCTGTATCCGCAGCGGCTCACTTGTCTGTGGTGAATGGCTCCTTGATGGTCAATACAAAAATTGCCGGGCGTAAGACGGTCAATCTCTTTGATATGAACGGAACGCTCCTTATGACAAAATCGTTTAGCGAAGAATCCTGTGAAATTCGTATGGGTTCAACGCGTGGTAAAGCGGTTGCGATTGTGACACTTGAACACGACGGGCGCGTGATAAAGTCATACAAAGTTCGAATGAACTGA
- a CDS encoding GRP family sugar transporter yields MGNSYVGLVLAVFAFGTYMVPLKAWSKFSSWAYLSCMALGMFVGQLCISFATDSFRLLPVGLLCGFLWVCAGAFCFWAVKAEQDLTGAGVRSMGVSILASFVTGVLIFSESTLLYFSIPAILLLLFGLSKLAPPQGNVFRNWRSLLGGLIFGLFLIPYKLANVPILEFMGSFALGIFVSAELLVAILSIKRRALFEYGLAPSVASMFMGVLWVIGQHGCFWAIDSKGALGYAVGYPLTQLNLLVNLLWGVVVFHEYPTKPERIKLAIAVSVIICGGALLALSKM; encoded by the coding sequence TTGGGAAATAGTTACGTTGGTCTTGTCCTTGCCGTCTTTGCGTTCGGCACTTACATGGTCCCTCTCAAGGCTTGGTCCAAGTTCTCGTCATGGGCATACCTCTCTTGCATGGCCTTGGGCATGTTCGTTGGTCAGCTTTGCATTTCGTTTGCGACGGACTCGTTCCGCCTTTTGCCGGTGGGTCTCCTTTGCGGGTTCCTTTGGGTTTGCGCAGGCGCGTTCTGCTTTTGGGCGGTCAAGGCCGAACAGGACTTGACGGGTGCGGGTGTCCGCTCGATGGGCGTGAGCATCCTTGCCTCGTTTGTGACGGGCGTGCTCATTTTCTCGGAATCGACCTTGCTTTATTTCTCGATCCCGGCAATCCTTCTTTTGCTTTTTGGTTTAAGTAAGCTTGCTCCTCCTCAGGGCAACGTCTTTAGAAATTGGCGCTCGCTTTTGGGCGGTCTCATTTTTGGACTTTTCCTCATTCCGTACAAGCTTGCTAATGTTCCCATACTCGAATTTATGGGCTCGTTCGCCCTGGGAATTTTTGTATCCGCAGAACTTTTAGTCGCAATTTTGAGTATAAAGCGCCGTGCGCTTTTTGAATACGGACTTGCCCCGTCTGTGGCATCCATGTTTATGGGTGTCCTCTGGGTCATTGGGCAACATGGCTGTTTCTGGGCCATCGATTCCAAGGGTGCTTTGGGCTATGCCGTTGGCTATCCGCTTACGCAGTTAAACCTTTTGGTGAACTTGCTTTGGGGGGTGGTTGTTTTCCACGAGTACCCGACAAAACCGGAGCGAATTAAGCTTGCCATTGCGGTTTCTGTCATTATTTGCGGTGGCGCCTTGCTTGCATTGTCAAAAATGTAA
- a CDS encoding aldose 1-epimerase: MSNFKLISRPLGTVQCFVLQRDDGAEFEILSGYGAGLNAWRIPDNNGKLQDLLFGYREGDDIFKMGPDTNAGCRLTPFPGRVAYAKFNWNGNDYQLVNNVSWAPHALHGFLQNKEWNLLSFESDSEKCVATFGIDWPGAFTGFPFPFRAVNKVTFTGESYTVESTVTNIGKGDLPYSEGWHPYYSLGEKINGLQMTLPESNLAILDKADIPTGEFKPDTRFVGGRLINDEFINDCFCLNQGEGPYVLKNKKNFENILVTVELKSDTKSLQIWQKAGKEQYNAIQIYTPPDRTSIAIEPMTAEPDTLNHHRDLIVIKPSESRTFVFGAKFQKR, encoded by the coding sequence ATGAGCAACTTCAAACTTATTTCCCGTCCTTTGGGCACTGTGCAGTGCTTCGTTTTGCAGCGTGACGACGGCGCTGAATTTGAAATTTTGAGCGGATACGGCGCTGGACTCAACGCTTGGCGCATCCCCGACAATAACGGCAAGCTCCAAGACCTCCTTTTTGGCTACCGCGAAGGCGATGACATTTTCAAGATGGGCCCCGACACAAACGCGGGTTGCAGACTTACCCCGTTCCCGGGACGCGTGGCATACGCCAAATTCAACTGGAACGGCAACGATTACCAGCTCGTCAACAATGTGAGCTGGGCACCGCACGCCCTCCACGGCTTTTTGCAGAACAAGGAATGGAACCTCCTGAGCTTCGAAAGCGATAGCGAAAAATGCGTCGCAACATTCGGTATCGACTGGCCAGGTGCATTTACCGGGTTCCCGTTCCCCTTCCGCGCGGTCAACAAGGTTACGTTCACAGGCGAAAGCTACACCGTCGAATCGACCGTCACGAACATCGGCAAGGGAGACCTTCCCTATTCCGAAGGCTGGCACCCCTATTACTCGCTCGGTGAAAAAATCAACGGACTCCAGATGACCCTCCCGGAATCAAACCTCGCGATTCTCGACAAGGCTGACATTCCGACGGGCGAATTCAAGCCGGACACCCGTTTCGTGGGCGGTAGGCTCATCAATGACGAGTTCATCAACGACTGTTTCTGCTTAAACCAGGGCGAAGGCCCCTACGTTCTCAAAAACAAGAAAAATTTTGAGAACATTCTAGTCACCGTAGAACTCAAAAGCGACACAAAATCCCTCCAGATTTGGCAAAAGGCCGGCAAAGAACAATATAACGCCATTCAAATTTACACACCGCCTGACCGCACGAGCATCGCTATCGAGCCGATGACCGCGGAGCCCGATACTTTAAACCATCACCGCGATTTAATCGTCATCAAGCCAAGCGAAAGCCGCACGTTCGTTTTCGGAGCAAAGTTCCAAAAACGCTAA
- a CDS encoding pitrilysin family protein — protein sequence MRKLFARIAMSCALVPALLAGTSKAAVNLPVHKEVLDNGLTVLLYPNKQAPTVSFRLFYVTGSVHEVPGKSGLAHILEHELFKGTKKVGISDSIADARFMATQDSLQALIRSARIADDTALVKKLSAEHDSVLNEHRKIFVKDELWGAYQAAGGTGLNAFTSDLLTAYTVTLPKNKIELFLWLESDRMQNAVLREFYSERSVVREERRMRYDDRPTGRFYETLNSMIYEAFPYRVPTIGWPSDIENLTREQAEEHYRKYYKPRNAILVMAGDLDTLETMKAVKKYFAPIPAGEAFPPLTVRDPEQAGEKRLTVKRKDAPNLYTLVFKTPAVGDSTLYALDIAEGVLNGRSGRLYKRLVEEEKLAVGVSASNSPNKYISEFSVRVNLRPNANREKVEKIVWEELEKLKSEQVSEREFQKVKNRAYAGLVRSLTDMENVATMLGWYEVYGDYRIFINWADNLDKVNVSDVQNVAKKTFVREKSTAGFLVKE from the coding sequence ATGAGAAAACTTTTTGCTAGAATTGCTATGAGCTGCGCGCTTGTCCCGGCACTGTTGGCGGGGACATCTAAGGCCGCGGTAAATTTGCCCGTGCATAAGGAAGTCCTTGACAATGGACTCACGGTGCTTTTGTACCCCAACAAGCAAGCCCCGACGGTGAGCTTCCGCTTGTTTTACGTGACTGGTTCTGTCCATGAAGTCCCCGGCAAGTCGGGTCTCGCTCACATTCTGGAACACGAACTCTTCAAGGGCACAAAGAAGGTCGGCATTTCCGATAGCATTGCCGATGCTAGGTTCATGGCAACGCAAGATTCTTTGCAGGCTTTAATCCGTTCGGCAAGAATTGCTGATGATACCGCCCTCGTGAAAAAGCTTTCTGCGGAACACGATTCCGTGCTGAACGAACACCGCAAAATCTTTGTCAAGGATGAACTGTGGGGCGCCTACCAGGCTGCCGGTGGCACTGGCCTCAATGCCTTTACAAGCGACTTGCTGACCGCATATACGGTGACACTCCCCAAGAACAAGATTGAATTGTTCCTGTGGCTCGAATCTGACCGTATGCAAAATGCAGTGCTCCGCGAGTTCTATTCTGAACGCTCTGTGGTGCGTGAAGAACGCCGCATGCGTTATGATGATCGCCCGACAGGCCGTTTCTATGAAACGCTCAATTCTATGATTTACGAGGCTTTCCCGTACCGCGTGCCGACTATCGGCTGGCCAAGCGATATCGAAAACTTGACTCGTGAACAGGCCGAAGAACATTACCGCAAGTATTACAAGCCGCGCAACGCAATTCTTGTGATGGCTGGTGATTTGGACACGCTTGAAACGATGAAGGCTGTCAAGAAGTATTTTGCCCCGATTCCGGCTGGCGAGGCTTTCCCTCCGCTTACTGTGCGTGATCCGGAACAGGCTGGCGAAAAGCGTTTGACCGTCAAGCGTAAGGATGCTCCGAACCTTTACACGCTCGTCTTCAAGACTCCCGCTGTGGGCGATAGCACGCTCTATGCGCTCGACATTGCCGAAGGCGTTTTGAACGGACGTTCTGGCCGCCTTTACAAGCGCCTCGTTGAAGAAGAAAAACTTGCCGTTGGCGTGAGCGCAAGCAACAGCCCGAACAAGTACATCTCTGAATTCTCCGTCCGTGTGAATCTCCGCCCCAACGCCAACCGCGAAAAGGTCGAGAAAATCGTCTGGGAAGAACTTGAAAAGCTGAAGTCTGAACAGGTCAGCGAACGTGAATTCCAGAAGGTCAAGAATCGCGCCTATGCAGGACTCGTCCGTAGCTTGACCGATATGGAAAATGTGGCGACCATGCTTGGCTGGTACGAAGTCTATGGCGACTACCGCATCTTCATCAATTGGGCTGATAATTTGGACAAGGTAAATGTTTCCGACGTGCAGAACGTTGCAAAGAAAACATTTGTCCGTGAAAAGTCCACCGCCGGCTTCCTCGTGAAAGAATAA
- a CDS encoding pectinesterase family protein, whose translation MLNSWVYRFAICMPLAMAVSASAITKHGFDFVLGVDGDFKAAIAKASSSGATESKRFILFVPNGEYNITKVTGDEHGKSTFSGSNISIIGESVDKTIIWNTTDTEGISTTATLYFPSNKNMYMQDITLQNRGTYNSGSAARQVALQQNAGDKFIYKNVRLLSGQDTYYTKKGRTYWEGGEIDGTVDFICGGGDVFFEGTKLVMTRNGGYITASQNPDTWGYVFNNAIIEVSNSSFNKTFYLGRSWGRAKVVWLNTIMRAEPKAEGWGPDMNSAPVIFGEYNSKNGSGGAINTSQRKTYFNGGKDASTATTLKTVWNANDAAKYTLKNVLGGSDNWEPNKLTVQVSAPKISQEGANLIWNDDDNAICWAIFVNGKYHSNTTTNSIDVGGIAAGSKVTVRAANSMGGLGASSNEITVLEANVTYYNLTINSSIGGSVIASPNREKIAEGTAVTFTAEPASGWKFAGWTGKSASDAGSESTWKTTTTKDIELGAIFEAKGTDTFQAEDGIIDNAINESTNAGFAGTGYINFGTGKSTVQIPVYVEYPGEYTMEMTYANGSGKTRNLAFAAPGTCTAGVDGCKGADVISFEATDKWTTYQTKEATITLPKGASYITFSIVDGNDGPNLDQIKLTEKDVDKGSVAIAKITRVNATVTESRIYDTNGKLVRYTKGNADLTGLSPGIYVVKTSAQGYSKQKMVQVR comes from the coding sequence ATGTTAAATAGTTGGGTTTACAGGTTTGCAATTTGTATGCCGCTTGCAATGGCGGTGAGCGCTTCCGCAATTACGAAGCACGGGTTCGACTTTGTCTTGGGCGTCGATGGCGACTTCAAGGCGGCTATCGCCAAAGCATCTTCTTCAGGCGCAACCGAATCCAAGCGGTTCATACTCTTTGTGCCGAATGGTGAATACAACATCACCAAGGTTACCGGTGACGAACACGGCAAATCGACGTTCAGCGGCTCGAACATTTCCATTATCGGCGAGTCCGTTGACAAAACGATTATTTGGAACACAACAGATACCGAAGGCATCAGCACAACGGCAACGCTGTACTTCCCTAGCAACAAAAACATGTACATGCAGGACATCACCCTGCAAAACAGAGGCACCTATAACTCTGGCAGCGCTGCACGCCAAGTTGCACTGCAGCAAAACGCAGGTGACAAGTTCATCTATAAAAACGTACGCCTCTTGAGCGGTCAAGATACGTACTACACCAAGAAAGGGCGCACCTATTGGGAAGGTGGCGAAATTGACGGCACTGTAGACTTTATCTGCGGTGGCGGCGACGTATTCTTTGAAGGCACCAAACTCGTGATGACGCGTAACGGGGGCTACATTACGGCATCGCAAAACCCAGACACCTGGGGTTACGTCTTTAACAACGCCATTATCGAAGTCAGCAATTCCAGTTTCAACAAGACATTCTACCTCGGACGTTCCTGGGGTCGCGCAAAAGTAGTCTGGTTGAACACCATCATGCGCGCAGAACCCAAAGCCGAAGGCTGGGGTCCCGACATGAATTCTGCCCCCGTAATTTTCGGCGAATACAACAGCAAGAACGGGAGCGGCGGTGCAATCAACACAAGTCAACGTAAAACGTATTTTAACGGAGGCAAAGACGCATCGACAGCAACAACACTCAAGACCGTGTGGAATGCAAACGATGCCGCGAAATATACATTGAAAAACGTCTTGGGCGGTAGCGATAACTGGGAACCGAACAAACTCACAGTACAAGTTTCCGCCCCGAAGATTTCGCAGGAAGGCGCCAACCTCATCTGGAACGATGACGACAACGCCATTTGTTGGGCCATCTTTGTAAACGGCAAATACCACAGCAACACCACGACAAATTCCATTGATGTTGGAGGCATTGCCGCAGGCTCCAAAGTTACGGTCCGTGCAGCAAATTCCATGGGCGGTCTCGGCGCAAGCTCCAACGAAATTACCGTCCTCGAAGCAAATGTCACTTACTACAACTTAACAATCAATTCTTCTATTGGCGGCTCCGTTATCGCCTCCCCGAATCGTGAAAAAATCGCCGAAGGCACCGCAGTCACATTCACCGCAGAACCCGCAAGCGGTTGGAAATTCGCAGGCTGGACAGGCAAAAGCGCAAGCGATGCCGGCAGCGAAAGCACTTGGAAAACAACAACGACCAAGGACATCGAACTCGGCGCCATCTTTGAAGCCAAGGGCACAGACACCTTCCAGGCCGAAGACGGCATCATCGATAACGCCATCAACGAAAGTACAAACGCAGGTTTTGCAGGCACCGGCTACATTAACTTCGGCACCGGGAAATCAACCGTCCAAATTCCGGTCTATGTAGAATACCCCGGCGAATACACGATGGAAATGACATACGCAAATGGCAGCGGCAAAACACGCAACCTCGCCTTCGCTGCCCCCGGCACATGCACCGCAGGCGTTGACGGATGCAAAGGCGCCGATGTCATTTCGTTCGAAGCCACCGACAAATGGACCACATACCAGACAAAAGAAGCGACCATTACACTCCCCAAAGGCGCAAGCTACATCACGTTCTCCATCGTTGACGGCAATGACGGTCCGAACCTCGACCAAATCAAGCTTACCGAAAAAGACGTGGACAAAGGAAGCGTCGCTATCGCAAAAATCACCCGCGTAAACGCAACAGTAACCGAATCACGTATCTACGATACGAACGGAAAGCTCGTGCGCTACACAAAAGGAAACGCTGATTTGACAGGCCTTTCCCCCGGAATCTATGTCGTAAAGACCTCTGCGCAAGGTTACAGCAAACAAAAAATGGTCCAAGTCCGTTAG
- the mnmE gene encoding tRNA uridine-5-carboxymethylaminomethyl(34) synthesis GTPase MnmE — MDSQTIVAPMTPAGVSAVAAIRVSGSKVREVVRLLFGESAIKNLKPREAKLATARDYRTMVGEDRATALVIDSLLYIFFEGPNSYTGEDVLELYPHGNPIIVRELIQVIKSVDGVRLAEPGEYTRRAFLNGRMDLVQAESVADVIHSANRDELKNAHRLLGGALSKKVKTLTEQVMDISARLELDVDFSEEEADPDYATWGVKISAIRESVESILKSFKGKAAVSRLPLAVLYGAPNAGKSSLVNALLGEDRILVSNIPGTTRDFVEVRLFLDGGEIRLVDTAGIADKATDALDALSMEKSKEILAEADMKILVLDGSDMCGASCYSENIKPDFVVVSKSDLGASRQGGNLCISSKTGEGLAELKRAMNAVLFKKTENSEDLWITSEREKTCLEEALAGIDRALNLIRTNPAVELLAFEMQLVRRSLQSITGEISSEDVLQQIFAGFCIGK, encoded by the coding sequence ATGGATTCTCAGACGATTGTTGCTCCGATGACGCCTGCGGGCGTGAGTGCCGTTGCCGCTATCCGCGTGAGCGGCTCGAAGGTGCGCGAAGTGGTGCGCCTTCTGTTCGGTGAATCGGCAATCAAGAATTTGAAGCCTCGCGAAGCTAAACTTGCGACCGCTAGGGATTACCGTACGATGGTCGGCGAAGACCGCGCAACAGCATTGGTCATCGATAGCCTCCTCTACATCTTTTTTGAAGGTCCGAATTCCTATACCGGCGAAGATGTGCTGGAACTTTACCCGCACGGAAACCCGATTATCGTTCGTGAACTGATTCAGGTCATCAAAAGTGTCGATGGCGTGCGCTTGGCAGAGCCGGGCGAATACACGCGCCGTGCTTTCTTGAACGGTCGTATGGACTTAGTGCAGGCAGAATCTGTCGCCGATGTGATCCACAGCGCTAACCGTGATGAACTCAAGAACGCCCATCGCTTGCTCGGCGGTGCGCTCTCGAAAAAAGTCAAGACGCTCACGGAACAGGTCATGGATATCTCGGCTCGCCTCGAATTGGATGTCGATTTCTCCGAAGAAGAAGCCGACCCGGATTATGCGACCTGGGGCGTGAAAATCTCTGCGATTCGCGAAAGCGTAGAATCCATTTTGAAAAGTTTTAAGGGCAAGGCGGCGGTCAGCCGTTTGCCGCTTGCTGTTTTGTACGGCGCTCCAAATGCGGGCAAGTCGAGCCTCGTGAATGCGCTCCTCGGCGAAGACCGAATCCTCGTGAGTAACATCCCTGGCACGACCCGTGACTTTGTCGAAGTCCGCTTGTTCTTGGATGGGGGTGAAATCCGTTTGGTCGATACCGCTGGTATCGCGGACAAGGCGACCGATGCTCTCGATGCGCTTAGCATGGAAAAGAGCAAGGAAATCCTCGCCGAAGCGGACATGAAGATTCTGGTCCTCGACGGATCGGACATGTGCGGCGCATCTTGTTATTCAGAGAATATAAAACCGGATTTTGTCGTCGTTTCAAAGTCGGACTTGGGCGCGTCTCGTCAGGGCGGAAATCTCTGTATCTCCTCCAAAACAGGTGAGGGACTCGCGGAACTCAAACGCGCGATGAACGCTGTCCTTTTTAAGAAAACTGAAAATTCCGAAGACCTCTGGATTACGAGCGAGCGTGAAAAGACCTGCCTCGAAGAAGCTCTTGCTGGCATCGACCGTGCGCTGAACCTTATCCGTACCAATCCGGCGGTGGAACTTTTGGCTTTCGAAATGCAACTGGTGCGCCGTTCGCTTCAGAGCATAACGGGCGAAATCTCGTCCGAAGACGTTTTACAACAAATATTTGCGGGGTTCTGCATTGGGAAATAG